One window from the genome of Cucumis melo cultivar AY chromosome 12, USDA_Cmelo_AY_1.0, whole genome shotgun sequence encodes:
- the LOC103502939 gene encoding enoyl-[acyl-carrier-protein] reductase, mitochondrial, which translates to MALVALKLINGSRLALHPTHIPSNSRTIRAFSAIMSPPSTAVVYDLHGPPDTVTRVINLPPVEMKANDVCVKMLAAPINPSDINRIEGVYPVRPEVPAVGGYEGVGEVHSVGNAVQGLSPGDWVIPSPPSSGTWQTYVVKDQSVWHKINKEVPMEYAATVTVNPLTALRMLEDFVSLKAGDSVVQNGATSIVGQCIIQLAKIRSIHSINIIRDRAGSDESKEKLKRLGADEVFSESQLEVKNVKSLLANLPEPALGFNCVGGNAATLVLKFLRQGGTMVTYGGMSKKPITVSTSSFIFKDLSLRGFWLQKLMGIDKAKESRKLIDYLLDLARQEKLKYEMEVVPFDNFHIALNKALGKQGSQPKQVIKF; encoded by the exons ATGGCGTTGGTAGCTCTCAAACTCATCAATGGATCACGTCTCGCCCTCCATCCAACCCATATCCCATCAAATTCAAGAACCATACGAGCTTTCTCCGCGATTATGTCTCCACCCTCCACAGCCGTCGTCTACGATCTCCATGGTCCTCCAGACACCGTTACCAG AGTGATTAACTTACCGCCAGTTGAAATGAAAGCTAACGACGTCTGTGTTAAAATGCTGGCGGCTCCGATCAACCCCTCCGATATCAACCGCATTGAGG GTGTATACCCTGTGAGGCCCGAAGTGCCGGCTGTTGGAGGATATGAGGGAGTTGGTGAAGTGCATTCAGTTGGCAACGCCGTTCAGGGTCTTTCACCTGGTGATTGGGTTATCCCATCTCCACCTTCTTCTG GGACATGGCAGACTTATGTTGTAAAAGATCAGAGTGTTTGGCACAAAATCAACAAGGAAGTACCCATGGAATATGCTGCTACTGTTACAGTTAATCCTTTGACTGCTCTGAGAATGCTGGAGGATTTTGTCTCTTTAAAAGCAG GAGACTCGGTTGTTCAAAATGGAGCGACAAGCATAGTTGGACAATGTATAATTCAGCTTGCTAAGATACGCAGCATCCATAGCATAAATATCATACGTGATAG GGCAGGGTCTGACGaatcaaaagaaaaacttaagAGACTTGGAGCTGATGAAGTTTTCAGTGAGAGTCAGCTTGAAGTAAAGAATGTTAAGAGCCTCTTG GCTAACCTTCCTGAACCTGCTTTGGGATTTAACTGTGTTGGAGGCAACGCTGCCACATTGGTTCTCAAGTTCTTGAG GCAAGGAGGAACAATGGTAACGTATGGTGGCATGTCTAAGAAGCCAATTACAGTATCAACCTCATCTTTCATTTTTAAG GACCTTTCTCTGAGGGGATTTTGGTTGCAAAAATTGATGGGTATAGATAAAGCAAAAGAGAGCAGAAAGTTGATAGATTACCTACTGGATTTGGCTCGTCAAGAGAAGTTAAAATACGA GATGGAGGTGGTTCCTTTTGACAATTTTCACATTGCACTCAACAAGGCGCTTGGTAAACAAGGAAGCCAACCTAAACAGGTTATCAAATTCTAG
- the LOC103502938 gene encoding uncharacterized protein YKR070W yields the protein MSFRLLTKQLRSRSRARISPFPSIFLRSFSQISSQFSRPTFGIAFDIDGVLLRGDAPIGGSPQALRKLYDDSGVLMVPFIFLTNGGGFRESKRASDLSEVLGVNISPLQVVQGHSPFKHLVNRYENKLVIAVGKGEPAAVMSEYGFQNVLSIDEYASFFDNIDPLAPYKKWTTIKGANHERTIADLTEKKKICSERVEAAFIVSDSVDWSRDIQVLCDILRTGGLPGREFGNQPDLYFAHDDLEYQAAFPCERFGMGAFRIALESIYNKIHPHALQCTCYGKPNPLVFHNAESVLKLVSSIHQNKVDANAETHHFKTLYMIGDNPSVDINGAIQAGSPWFSIMTRTGVFKGKENHDKYPADLVVDSVEEAVNYIFKKEGIS from the exons ATGAGCTTCCGTCTCCTCACAAAGCAGCTGCGGAGCAGAAGCAGAGCCCGTATATCGCCATTTCCCTCCATTTTCTTGCGTTCGTTCTCACAAATTTCATCTCAATTCTCCAG ACCTACGTTTGGCATTGCATTCGACATTGATGGTGTGCTTCTCCGGGGCGATGCTCCCATTGGAGGCTCTCCACAAGCTCTCAGAAAGTTATACGATGATTCTG GTGTATTAATGGTTCCTTTTATCTTCTTGACAAATG GCGGAGGATTTCGTGAATCCAAGAGAGCCTCAGATTTGAGTGAAGTTTTAGGCGTCAATATATCACCTTTACAG GTTGTTCAGGGCCATTCACCATTTAAACACCTAGTGAACAG ATACGAAAACAAACTTGTGATTGCTGTTGGAAAGGGAGAACCCGCTGCAGTGATGtctgaatatggatttca GAATGTTCTTTCAATTGATGAATATGCATCCTTCTTTGATAACATTGATCCTCTGGCACCATATAAGAAATGGACGACTATAAAAGGTGCTAATCATGAAAGAACTATCGCAGATCTAAccgagaagaagaaaatttgctCAGAGAGGGTTGAGGCTGCCTTCATCGTTAGTGATTCTGTTGATTGGAGCAGGGATATTCAG GTACTTTGTGATATCTTAAGAACTGGAGGTCTTCCAGGCAGGGAATTTGGGAACCAACCGGACTTGTACTTTGCACATGATGACCTTGAATACCAG GCTGCTTTTCCTTGTGAGCGTTTTGGTATGGGAGCTTTCAGAATTGCACTAGAGTCTATCTACAATAA GATTCACCCTCATGCCTTGCAGTGTACGTGCTATGGCAAACCAAATCCACTCGTATTTCACAATGCAGAATCTGTACTTAAACTAGTGTCATCAATTCATCAAAACAAGGTGGATGCGAATGCTGAAACTCATCACTTCAAGACACTATATATGATAGGGGATAATCCTTCTGTCGATATCAATGGTGCAATTCAG GCTGGAAGTCCTTGGTTTTCTATCATGACTAGAACAGGGGTTTTTAAGGGAAAAGAAAATCATGATAAGTATCCAGCTGATCTG GTAGTTGACAGCGTTGAAGAAGCAGTGAACTACATTTTCAAGAAGGAAGGGATCTCTTGA